TTTTGCACGATCATAAATTTGAGAATCTTACACCACCAAAAAGTTGTTTTTTAACTTTTCTGCTATTTGTTTTGATTTTAGAGGGCACCAGGTGTAGATGAGCCTGGGCACCAAATTGAATTATCGAAGAAAATGGATACTCTCAGAACAGCGCACTCTCAGAAGCTGGAGTGCAAGAAGTAGTTCAAGGATTCAATTCGTCAAAGATAAAATACTCCCCCCTCCGTCTCACAATATAAGATCGTTTTTCAAGCTAACATAAGTCCTATAGGAGGCACCGTCGGATATGGGGCCGGGAAGCATAGACCTGAGCAGGAATCACTATGAATAGTGTTTGATGAAGGTCTGAAATCCTGAGTAGGGGTGCCGAGACGACTGAGCTCGTGCGCATGGGAGACATAGAGAGTACTTGGCGGGTGTTCGGGATGGTTGCTATTGGCTAAAGTGTTAAAGCAAGGTGTTGTAAGTGCAAACCAAATCCATCTACCTTCAAATACATGAGGGGTGACTTAAACTGATCAGGAACGTCCCACTAGATGTGGGCAAAGCTGAACTGTGTTGGTTGGTGCTAGTTTGAGAGCATCCCACAGTCATCACCTAGGACACTTCATCGCATTTTCCCGAGTAAAAAAATACATAGGCTACCCATACGGATAACACTTGATGGGCTAGACCATTATCTAAGGTTGTCCTGCTACATCCAAACAAATAGTTCCCCTATCCATTGTCATTTTAGCGGTAAAAAAAAGCTAGGAGGAAGAGCCCTATACTCTCCAATACTATGCAAAATCCTGATACCTCTCAACCCTGGAGCCAGATGATCATTTCGAGCATAGCACCAATCATATCCACTAGTCGTACACAAACACCAGACATCAATACCTCATAATTCATGCAAATATTGAGTTTGATATATGAATCACATTCTCTAGCCATATATTGTCCTATGATTCACTTCTGATGGCTATGCAGGGTCTTGGTGGCCCTTTATTTTTGTAGATACCGTAGTACAGAAGACTTAAAGTTTTCCTCTGTCCACATGTAGGGCTAGTTTGGATTGCGTCCTGGCCGAGCCAGGCCTAGCCTGGAGTGCGCCTGGGATGTAGAGGAAGACTGTTTGGCTGCTGCCCTGGGAGAAAAGAAGCCAGCCTGGCCTGGACATGCCAGGACGGTGATTAGCCTGCCAGGCTTGGCCCAGGCGACCAATTCCATACGCCTGGCTGTGCTGCCTGATGGCTAATAACTGCCTGACAACAAATCAGAAAGGGAAGCAAAATAGCAGCACCGTATGTACGGGCTACACACAGCCCAAGATTCATTTTTTAGCATGATTAACTACTCGCCAGGCCAGGCTTCAACCAAACAAAATTTCTCCAGGCTAGCCTGGCCAGGCAAGATTCGCCAATATTTTCAGGTCCACACCAGGCACCAAACTTTCTCAGGCATGAGGCCCAGGGTAGCAACCAAACTAACCCGTAGTCCAGCTCAATAAATCCCAACTAGGCACATTTCTGCTCCCAAACAATATACTTTGTTACATGTCATCATGCTGATGAGGAACACACGTTTTTCTGCTCTAAAAACAGTTGTTAAGTGTCTGCACATGTCATTATTTTTGTATTAGGTGGATTAATAAGATGCATTCCCGCAAAAAAGATGCATGTATTAAGATTTGCTATGTAGAACACATGTTTTAAATCCACAAAGAGACCAGGTGGAGCGAGCGAGCGAATCGGGGCATAGCGAATCACGCCAGCGAGCAAATCGAAGGATGATGTCATAACGCGATTCCCACCTGACGGCCATGGAGTCGTTCGGGAACGGATTGACTGCAACCAATGGGTTCGGTGATGTCCCTAAAGGTGGACCATTCACCAGCTAACTTTTCCGCTAATTAATAATAGTGCATTTTCTTCCACGCTTGTACTAAACGCATGCACGCATGACGGTGTCCCTATGTAACGTTACAAAGCAACAAACGTGAGGCGTATTTGAAATTCTGAATGGTTTTTTTAGGGGTTGAAATTTTGATGGTAGAACGATGAGAAGATGCATGAAATCGGCGGCATTGGTACTGAAAACATGGGACTAGCTAATAGTTACATAATGGAAGGTGGTGTTCGATGGATCTGCCCGAAACAGTGTAGGAACGTAAAATGTGGGGGTTACCTTCTCTGTTGAAATTTTGAATGGCAAAACGACGAGAAGATGCATGAGATCGGCGGCATTGGTACTGGAAACATGGGACTGGCTGAAAGGAGGTGCTCGATGGATCTGCCCGAATCAGTGTAGGAACGTCAAGTGTGGGGGTTACCATGCATCTAGCTGCATTCGCTCCCAGCCGTGCGTTCACCACCCACCACGCCAGCAGCGCCACATCTCGTTTCCTTTCTTGTTCACTAGACCATTTGATTCCTTCCCTTCTCCTCCTTGTTCCTCCCAAGGACCCAAGGTTTGTATCTCTGTTTCTATCTCACTTACGGGAGGTTTTGGCTCGTCCATCCGATTTTCTTTGGAAGTGCATCTTTCGTGGCGCGCCTAAGTACCTTTGATCAATTGTAGTAGTTGCAGGGGAAAGCAGAGAGGGGAGACAAATGGTGAAGATCTGCTGCATCGGCGCGGGCTACGTGGGCGGCCCGACGATGGCGGTGATCGCGCTCAAGTGCCCGGacgtggaggtggtggtggtggacaTCTCCGAGGCGCGCATCGCCGGCTGGAACAGCGACCGCCTCCCCATCTACGAGCCCGGCCTGGACGACGTCGTCAAGCGGTGCCGCGGCCGCAACCTCTTCTTCAGCACCGACGTGGAGCGGTACGTGGGCGAGGCGGAcgtcgtcttcgtctccgtcAACACCCCCACCAAGACCCGCGGCCTCGGCGCCGGCAAGGCCGCCGACCTCACCTACTGGGAGAGCGCCGCGCGCATGATCGCCGACGTCTCCCGCTCCGACAAGATCGTGGTCGAGAAGTCCACCGTGCCCGTCAAGACCGCCGAGGCCATCGAGAAGATCCTCGCCCACAACGGCCGCGGCGTCCGCTACCAGATCCTGTCCAACCCGGAGTTCCTCGCCGAGGGCACCGCCGTGCGGGACCTCTTCGCGCCCGACCGCGTCCTCATCGGCGGCCGGGAGACCCCCGAGGGCCAAGCCGCCGTGAAGGTCCTCAAGGACGTGTACGCGCGCTGGGTCCCCGAGGACCGCATCATCACCACCAACCTCTGGTCGGCCGAGCTGTCCAAGCTCGCCGCCAACGCCTTCCTCGCGCAGCGCATCTCCTCCGTCAACGCCATCTCCGCGCTCTGCGAGGCCACCGGCGCCGACGTCACCGAGGTGGCCTGCTCCATCGGCAAGGACTCGCGCATCGGCCCGCGCTTCCTCTCCGCCAGCGTCGGCTTCGGCGGCTCCTGCTTCCAGAAGGACATCCTCAACCTCGTCTACATCTGCGAGTGCTACGGCCTCCCCGAGGTGGCGGACTACTGGCGGCAGGTCATCGGCATCAACGACTACCAGAAGAGCCGCTTCGTCAACCGCGTCGTCTCCTCCATGTTCAACACCGTCGCCGGGAAGAAGGTGGCCGTGCTGGGGTTCGCCTTCAAGAAGGACACCGGCGACACGCGCGAGACGCCGGCCATCGACGTGTGCCGGGGCCTGCTCGGGGACAAGGCCGTCGTCAGCATCTACGACCCGCAGGTGACGGAGGAGCAGGTGAGGCGCGACCTCGCCATGAACAAGTTCGACTGGGACCACCCGCGCCACCTGCAGCCCGTGGGCGAGCCCGCCGATCAGCCCGTCGCCGTCACGTCGGACGCGTACGAGGCCGCCCACGACGCGCACGCCGTCTGCATCCTGACCGAGTGGGAGGAGTTCAGGAACCTCGACTACAGGCGCATGTATGACCTCATGCAGAAGCCGGCTTTCGTCTTCGACGGCCGCAACATCGTCGACCCGGAGAAGCTCCGGGACATCGGATTCATCGTATACGCCATTGGCAAGCCGCTTGATCAGTGGCTCAAGGACATGCCAGCCGTCGCCTCCTGAAAGGCGATGCACACTGATACATAGCCGCGCGTCGGCGAGCGCTCTTCTTCTCGATTAATACAGAGTTTTGTAGCCCTCGTAAGCCTTGTCAAAAGGTGTAGAATACTAGCTTTGCTATTGAGTTGTATATATAAGATTCTTTATATATCCGGGAACTAAGCCTGGCTCAGCCGGTTAGATTCTTTGCGTGTTTCTAAAGGAAAGCTTTTATATCTAACCCTCTTGTATCTGTGTTGAAATTCAAATACGAAAGAAATATTACTCCTTCCGTttctaaatacaagtctttgtagagatttcactatggactatatacggagcaaaatgtgtgaatctacactctaaaatgcatctacatctacactctaaaatgcatctacaTACAATGTATGTGGTTCATAATCAaactctacaaagacttatatatATTTAGAAACTGAGGCAGTATATCAGACCGTGCGCATGAGGATCTTTATCCACATTTTTACTAAAAAATCAGTTGATTTCCTGGCCGTCCGATCTTTGCTCGAACCTCATAGTGCCCGTGTGGAGGCGGCgtgttttcaatttttttgagTTTTTCTTGGGTCATGGTTTTTTTCTCCACGTGGTTTCTGGACTGCTGCCTGTTTTTGCCAATGTGGCCACTGTGCCATTGAATTCCTGACGAGCAGTGATAGAAAGGTGGTGGGCGGGGAGGCAATGGAGGGAGGCGAGCTGCTGGCAAACAACATGGAGGAGCAGGGCGAGCTATCAGCGAGGAGCTGAGAAATGGGAGAAGGAAGATGGAGGGGTGGAAAGGAGGCCACTGATGCTCTCCCATCGGGCGCGCCACGAGCGAGCGATGGTCCCTGGGGACGAAACCAACTGCCATCCCCGGCCGCGAGTAAGGTAGGGAGAGCTCGCCCGCTCTTCCCAGCCTGCTCAACACATATATGTTCTTCTCCGCCGGTCTTGTTCCGGTCATTTGTCTCTGGGATTGCGAGGAATCGGGATTCTGCATAATCCTGCGGGTTGCTGTCTTGCAGGAATGACGATAGCTTGCGAGGCACCATGGTTGTTTGCAGCAGGATGGCCTGAAGTCAGTGTCCGACATAGGAATGCTTATGTATGCTAATCAGATATACTACTGGTCATGCCTCAGCGTGTGCACTAGGGAACATGCAGTAGCTAGACAACTTTATACAGT
This genomic window from Aegilops tauschii subsp. strangulata cultivar AL8/78 chromosome 4, Aet v6.0, whole genome shotgun sequence contains:
- the LOC109770744 gene encoding UDP-glucose 6-dehydrogenase 2 codes for the protein MVKICCIGAGYVGGPTMAVIALKCPDVEVVVVDISEARIAGWNSDRLPIYEPGLDDVVKRCRGRNLFFSTDVERYVGEADVVFVSVNTPTKTRGLGAGKAADLTYWESAARMIADVSRSDKIVVEKSTVPVKTAEAIEKILAHNGRGVRYQILSNPEFLAEGTAVRDLFAPDRVLIGGRETPEGQAAVKVLKDVYARWVPEDRIITTNLWSAELSKLAANAFLAQRISSVNAISALCEATGADVTEVACSIGKDSRIGPRFLSASVGFGGSCFQKDILNLVYICECYGLPEVADYWRQVIGINDYQKSRFVNRVVSSMFNTVAGKKVAVLGFAFKKDTGDTRETPAIDVCRGLLGDKAVVSIYDPQVTEEQVRRDLAMNKFDWDHPRHLQPVGEPADQPVAVTSDAYEAAHDAHAVCILTEWEEFRNLDYRRMYDLMQKPAFVFDGRNIVDPEKLRDIGFIVYAIGKPLDQWLKDMPAVAS